The Mesomycoplasma ovipneumoniae genome window below encodes:
- a CDS encoding IS256 family transposase produces the protein MKKQQKTLSPFELEAKKIVDKYADYKKLKKEDFHNEISHMFKTFTEALLRAELSQHLGYEKSNRSKKGVHKPNKRNGFSDKTVNYNHNSFRLKIPRDRNGTFENKLLGKYETSLADIEEQVFSLFASGMSYENIVNTIKSIYKKEVSNAWISSVTNKLLPEIEKWKSQKIEKSYPILYIDGMFFNVKENGIFVKKSLYLILAIDWDGNKKALGFWIKNTESASNWLDVFSELKTRGLEDVLIISCDNLSGISQAIEAVFPQADIQKCVVHQIRNSLLKVSNKDKKEFVLDMKKIYQAPNQEFAMQNLDKFAEKWGQKYPSIIKSWYTNFVELTTFFKYPYELRQAIYTTNSIESMNRIIRKNTKTKGGIQSVNYLSKITYLTLQNASTKWQKVRNWFMIKKQLEIIFPNRLNDVKLN, from the coding sequence ATGAAAAAACAGCAAAAAACATTATCCCCATTTGAGTTAGAAGCTAAAAAAATTGTTGACAAATACGCTGATTATAAAAAATTAAAAAAAGAAGATTTTCACAACGAAATTTCGCATATGTTTAAAACTTTTACTGAAGCGCTCTTAAGGGCGGAATTAAGCCAACATTTAGGCTATGAAAAAAGCAACCGAAGCAAAAAAGGCGTGCATAAACCGAATAAGCGAAACGGATTTTCGGACAAAACTGTGAATTATAATCATAATAGTTTTCGTCTAAAAATACCAAGAGATCGAAATGGCACTTTTGAGAACAAATTGCTCGGTAAATACGAAACAAGTTTAGCTGATATCGAAGAACAAGTGTTTTCACTTTTTGCATCAGGAATGTCATATGAAAATATTGTTAACACAATAAAAAGTATCTATAAAAAAGAAGTAAGTAATGCCTGAATTTCTTCAGTTACTAACAAATTATTGCCTGAAATTGAAAAGTGAAAATCGCAAAAAATTGAGAAATCCTATCCAATTTTGTACATTGATGGGATGTTTTTTAATGTTAAAGAAAACGGTATTTTTGTCAAAAAATCACTTTATCTTATTCTTGCAATTGATTGGGACGGAAATAAAAAAGCACTGGGATTTTGGATTAAAAATACCGAATCAGCAAGTAATTGACTTGATGTTTTTAGCGAACTAAAAACTCGCGGGCTGGAAGATGTTCTAATAATTTCTTGCGATAATCTAAGCGGAATTAGTCAAGCAATTGAAGCGGTTTTCCCGCAAGCAGATATTCAAAAATGTGTTGTTCACCAAATTAGAAACTCGCTTTTAAAAGTTTCTAACAAAGACAAAAAAGAGTTTGTCCTTGATATGAAAAAGATTTATCAAGCGCCTAATCAAGAATTTGCAATGCAAAATCTTGATAAATTTGCGGAAAAATGAGGTCAAAAATATCCTTCAATTATCAAGTCTTGGTATACAAATTTCGTTGAATTAACGACATTTTTTAAATATCCATATGAATTGAGGCAAGCAATTTATACGACAAATTCAATTGAATCAATGAATAGAATAATTAGGAAAAATACAAAAACAAAAGGCGGAATTCAAAGTGTAAATTACCTTTCAAAAATAACTTATTTAACTCTCCAAAACGCATCTACAAAATGACAAAAGGTAAGAAATTGATTCATGATTAAAAAACAATTAGAAATTATTTTTCCTAATCGGTTAAATGATGTAAAATTAAATTAG
- a CDS encoding YbhB/YbcL family Raf kinase inhibitor-like protein: MIKIYIPDVKNGVLDTQFGNGNLGKKYPNSVSFPIKWDKVKGAKSYALTLVDYEATAELGFVFIHWVAANIKKNKLKWDDSFSRQDKMYQFENSMTRHANNYLLDSFYRPHPDGVYFGPLPPAQDHNYRLEVLALDVENIIPEDLKNKPLFYDDFLDLIKNHVIDFGITSFLYRSHGKVENNLLVKKQISKTELNAPLPKEQENFFLDFLPINFSSSALIARENDYHLLDIEFLGKQGASPFFSARNFDIEIYSDSDKIKEYVIMVTSFAENFSLGVGLNVWNRVGIIKQTNEYKTILNAGKNSFDLFDSEIPVYNSFGSFCADSIAKKINLDSSEKFEFIKAKYGVIYLPGLTNGQGKYQLEIFGIDQVIDWSQIARNLTKPLTSFEVLSAIKGKVVGYNRTFFKLI; the protein is encoded by the coding sequence ATGATAAAAATTTATATTCCCGATGTTAAAAACGGCGTTTTAGACACCCAATTTGGTAATGGCAATTTAGGCAAAAAATACCCTAATTCAGTAAGTTTTCCTATAAAATGAGACAAAGTTAAAGGCGCAAAATCATATGCCCTTACTTTAGTCGACTATGAAGCAACTGCAGAATTAGGTTTTGTTTTTATTCATTGAGTTGCGGCCAATATTAAAAAAAACAAGCTAAAATGAGATGATTCTTTTTCGCGGCAAGATAAAATGTATCAATTTGAAAATTCAATGACGCGCCATGCAAATAATTATTTGCTTGATTCATTTTATCGACCTCATCCTGATGGAGTTTATTTTGGACCACTACCGCCAGCTCAAGATCATAACTATCGACTTGAAGTTCTTGCCCTTGATGTTGAAAATATAATTCCAGAAGATTTAAAAAATAAACCTTTATTTTACGATGATTTTCTTGATTTAATTAAAAATCACGTTATTGACTTTGGAATTACTTCGTTTTTATACCGTTCACATGGAAAAGTTGAAAATAATTTACTTGTAAAAAAACAGATTTCCAAAACCGAATTAAATGCACCGTTGCCCAAAGAGCAAGAAAATTTTTTTCTTGATTTTTTACCGATAAATTTTAGCTCATCAGCACTAATTGCCAGAGAAAATGATTATCATCTTTTAGATATTGAATTTTTAGGCAAACAAGGAGCTAGCCCATTTTTTAGCGCCCGAAATTTTGACATTGAAATTTATTCTGATTCTGATAAAATTAAGGAATATGTAATAATGGTAACTAGTTTTGCCGAAAATTTCTCGCTTGGCGTTGGACTAAATGTCTGAAATCGGGTTGGAATTATCAAACAAACTAATGAATATAAAACTATTTTAAATGCTGGAAAAAATAGTTTTGATCTTTTTGATAGCGAAATTCCTGTTTATAATAGTTTTGGTTCTTTTTGTGCTGATTCAATTGCTAAAAAAATTAATCTAGATTCTTCAGAAAAATTTGAATTTATTAAAGCAAAATACGGCGTTATTTATCTTCCTGGTCTTACAAACGGCCAAGGGAAATATCAACTTGAAATTTTTGGTATTGATCAAGTAATTGATTGGAGTCAAATTGCGCGAAATTTAACTAAACCTTTGACATCATTTGAAGTTCTTAGCGCAATAAAAGGAAAAGTTGTTGGCTATAATCGTACTTTTTTTAAATTAATTTAA